A single region of the Deefgea piscis genome encodes:
- a CDS encoding GGDEF domain-containing protein — MTKLTNPTEIARETLKQLAVRRILPSPDHYEAIYHEIAQTPDDARLHPGFKELVAAFEALPIQSPALSRQISQIRTSISTEKWGELPEQIFRIINSQSGQTELTKTWSDLIRELILQWDLRNPSYPPSRKKDALEKVLLNFKQDSNVLNEKLSGLVNSWAETGVAGLGSVIEPTANAENTANSSTDNVDIRWQEWRDAFTQALEFGLSARLLHNPDLQAETNAIAQEAKSVDNSASMEKWLPRLRKFWLKLELENDNEQRLCDGLMGLLRLLTDNIASIVIDDDWVRGQIAVVQHIMAQPLDMRVIYDAEMGLKEVLFKQSQVKHSLVEAQTVLKTMLTSFIDRLGVMSESTDKYHDKINQYAEKIDSANDLTSIRHVMEDLLLDTRSMQLDVQRSRDDLFNARKQADEAHSRVIELEQELSSLSDKVRSDQLTGALNRRGLEEAFEVEAARAVRNSSSLAIALLDIDNFKKLNDLQGHAVGDKALVHLVQVVKDLVRPTDSVARYGGEEFIVLMPDTDLEAGVQVMQRVQRELTRRFFTHNNEKVLITFSAGVALFHAEDSRDAVIERADQAMYIAKKSGKNRVEIMD, encoded by the coding sequence ATGACCAAGCTCACCAATCCCACAGAAATCGCGCGTGAAACGCTGAAACAACTGGCTGTCCGGCGTATTTTGCCTTCGCCAGATCATTATGAAGCGATTTATCATGAAATAGCACAAACTCCAGACGATGCCCGCCTACACCCAGGGTTTAAAGAATTGGTGGCTGCGTTTGAGGCCTTACCGATTCAATCTCCTGCATTAAGTCGGCAGATCAGCCAAATTCGTACTTCGATTAGCACCGAAAAATGGGGTGAGCTGCCAGAACAAATATTTCGCATTATTAATAGCCAAAGTGGCCAAACCGAACTGACCAAAACTTGGTCTGATTTGATTCGTGAATTGATCCTGCAGTGGGATTTACGCAATCCAAGCTATCCGCCAAGTCGAAAAAAAGATGCGCTTGAAAAAGTGTTGCTCAATTTTAAGCAAGACAGCAATGTTCTCAATGAAAAACTCAGTGGCTTAGTGAATTCTTGGGCGGAAACTGGCGTTGCTGGTTTGGGCTCAGTGATCGAGCCAACTGCCAATGCAGAAAATACCGCAAACAGCAGCACTGATAATGTAGATATCCGTTGGCAAGAGTGGCGTGATGCATTTACGCAGGCCTTAGAGTTCGGGCTATCAGCACGTTTATTACATAACCCCGATTTACAAGCTGAAACCAATGCCATTGCTCAAGAAGCAAAAAGTGTAGATAACTCAGCATCCATGGAGAAGTGGCTGCCTCGTTTAAGAAAATTTTGGCTCAAGTTGGAGTTAGAAAACGATAATGAGCAGCGTTTATGCGACGGTCTAATGGGTTTACTTAGACTGCTAACTGACAATATTGCCTCAATTGTCATTGATGATGATTGGGTGCGAGGGCAAATTGCAGTTGTGCAGCACATCATGGCTCAGCCACTCGATATGCGAGTAATTTATGATGCGGAGATGGGGCTTAAAGAAGTTTTGTTTAAACAAAGTCAGGTGAAGCACAGTTTAGTCGAAGCACAAACCGTACTCAAAACCATGTTGACTTCATTTATTGATCGACTCGGCGTGATGTCAGAAAGCACGGATAAATATCACGACAAAATCAATCAATATGCGGAAAAAATCGACTCGGCGAATGATTTAACTAGTATCCGCCATGTCATGGAAGATTTGCTGCTGGACACACGAAGCATGCAATTGGATGTGCAGCGCTCTAGAGATGATTTATTTAATGCTCGAAAACAAGCCGACGAAGCCCACAGTCGCGTGATTGAATTGGAGCAAGAACTCAGCTCGCTGAGCGATAAAGTAAGGTCTGATCAGCTCACTGGCGCTTTAAATCGTCGTGGCTTAGAAGAAGCTTTTGAAGTTGAGGCGGCAAGAGCGGTACGCAATTCATCATCTCTGGCGATCGCACTGTTAGATATCGACAATTTCAAAAAGCTCAATGATTTACAAGGTCATGCCGTTGGTGATAAAGCACTGGTGCATTTAGTACAAGTCGTAAAAGATTTAGTGCGTCCGACCGATAGCGTCGCTCGTTATGGTGGTGAAGAATTTATTGTGCTGATGCCTGATACGGATTTAGAGGCTGGGGTGCAAGTGATGCAAAGAGTGCAGCGTGAGCTAACACGACGCTTTTTTACGCACAATAATGAAAAGGTATTGATTACTTTTAGTGCAGGCGTGGCGCTTTTCCATGCAGAAGATAGTCGTGATGCGGTTATCGAACGCGCCGATCAAGCAATGTATATCGCAAAAAAATCAGGAAAAAATCGAGTGGAGATCATGGACTAA
- a CDS encoding integration host factor subunit beta — translation MTKSELIAKLAARYPQLVAKDAELAVKTILDAMARSLSQGQRIEIRGFGSFDLNYRPPRTGRNPKSGTKVSVPEKFVPHFKAGKELRERVDIDA, via the coding sequence ATGACCAAATCAGAACTCATTGCGAAACTTGCTGCTCGTTATCCGCAGTTGGTAGCAAAAGACGCAGAGTTAGCCGTAAAAACGATACTTGATGCGATGGCACGCAGCCTTTCGCAAGGCCAACGTATCGAAATTCGTGGATTTGGCAGCTTTGACCTGAACTACCGCCCGCCAAGGACTGGACGAAATCCAAAGTCGGGCACGAAAGTATCCGTACCGGAGAAATTTGTTCCGCACTTTAAAGCGGGCAAAGAATTACGAGAACGTGTTGATATTGATGCGTAA
- a CDS encoding prephenate dehydrogenase, translated as MQAVKKLVLLGTGLISGSFALALKRARLVEHVVGVGRNLDNLQRALDLNVVDAISDDAAHAVVGADLVFIGTPVGQMGALMQKIAPHLSSDCIVTDGGSTKQDVADLYQAYLPEQLAYCVPGHPIAGSDLSGAAAAQFGLYEGRRVVLTPLPESDAVVIERVRNWWLACGAQVYQMSALAHDEIFSSVSHVPHLLSFAYMNSVLDRYNAAECLDFAASGFRDFTRIAGSHPDMWRDIALANQSAILNDLRANMQQLQSLIELVESSDGVALTNYIQRASLARIEWGKPLKGKK; from the coding sequence ATGCAGGCAGTAAAAAAATTGGTTTTACTGGGTACGGGCTTGATTTCTGGCTCGTTTGCCTTGGCATTAAAACGCGCCCGTTTGGTTGAGCACGTGGTTGGCGTTGGGCGAAATTTAGACAATCTGCAGCGTGCGCTCGATTTAAATGTGGTTGATGCCATCAGCGATGATGCAGCGCATGCGGTCGTAGGTGCAGATTTGGTGTTTATCGGTACGCCAGTAGGACAAATGGGCGCTTTAATGCAAAAAATCGCCCCGCATTTGTCTTCCGATTGTATCGTGACCGATGGTGGCTCCACCAAGCAAGATGTCGCTGATTTATATCAAGCCTATTTACCTGAGCAGTTGGCATACTGTGTGCCAGGGCATCCAATTGCAGGTTCAGATTTGTCGGGTGCGGCAGCGGCGCAATTTGGTTTGTATGAAGGGCGCCGGGTGGTGTTAACGCCGTTACCTGAGTCGGATGCTGTTGTGATTGAACGAGTCCGCAACTGGTGGCTGGCCTGTGGTGCTCAGGTGTATCAAATGAGCGCTTTGGCGCATGATGAGATTTTTTCTTCAGTTAGCCATGTGCCGCATTTGTTGTCGTTTGCGTATATGAATTCAGTGCTCGATCGTTACAATGCGGCTGAATGTTTGGATTTTGCGGCTAGTGGCTTTCGCGACTTTACTCGCATTGCCGGTTCGCATCCGGATATGTGGCGTGATATTGCGCTGGCCAATCAAAGCGCAATTTTGAATGATTTGCGCGCCAATATGCAGCAATTGCAGTCTTTAATCGAGTTGGTTGAGTCGAGCGACGGTGTCGCTTTAACCAATTACATTCAACGCGCAAGCTTGGCTCGAATTGAGTGGGGTAAGCCGTTAAAGGGTAAAAAATGA
- a CDS encoding LapA family protein, with translation MRYLFWAVKFIAFVMLFGFAMHNANPVTLNFFFNYTWHAPLALILLVFFVSGAVIGLLASLGQVIRLRRELVALRKEKRQPINSIATAPPTVAFEPPRDAL, from the coding sequence ATGCGATATTTATTTTGGGCAGTTAAATTTATAGCCTTTGTTATGCTATTTGGCTTTGCAATGCACAATGCAAATCCAGTGACATTGAATTTTTTCTTTAATTATACTTGGCACGCACCACTGGCATTGATTCTATTAGTATTTTTTGTTTCTGGCGCAGTGATTGGCCTTTTAGCAAGCCTAGGTCAGGTTATTCGCTTGCGACGAGAACTCGTTGCTTTACGTAAAGAAAAGCGTCAACCCATAAATAGTATTGCTACCGCTCCTCCTACCGTCGCATTCGAACCGCCGCGTGATGCCCTTTAA
- the cmk gene encoding (d)CMP kinase yields MNHFPVIAIDGPSASGKGTVAQKVANQLGFAYLDSGALYRLTALAAQRAGLLWTDEAAVAELAAKLDVVFVGESILLSGDDVSVEIRSELIGSGASQVAALPAVRVALLQRQRAFSSEQGLVADGRDMASVVFPHAQLKIFLSATPEVRAERRFKQLLTRNEPADLAVITADLQARDERDRLRSVAPLVQAADAYLLETSNLSIDAAVNQVLLWWRDKSTKTL; encoded by the coding sequence ATGAATCATTTTCCAGTGATTGCAATTGATGGCCCATCCGCATCAGGCAAGGGTACGGTCGCGCAAAAGGTCGCCAATCAACTTGGTTTTGCTTATCTTGATTCGGGAGCGTTATATCGCCTAACGGCATTGGCGGCGCAACGCGCTGGATTGTTGTGGACTGATGAGGCGGCAGTGGCTGAGTTGGCCGCGAAACTGGATGTGGTCTTTGTTGGTGAGTCTATTTTATTGTCGGGAGACGACGTTTCAGTCGAGATTCGTTCGGAATTAATTGGCTCTGGCGCTTCTCAAGTTGCTGCCTTGCCTGCAGTCCGCGTGGCCTTATTGCAAAGACAGCGTGCGTTTTCTAGCGAACAGGGACTAGTTGCTGATGGTCGAGATATGGCGTCGGTCGTTTTTCCTCATGCGCAATTAAAAATATTTTTATCAGCAACACCTGAAGTTCGTGCAGAGCGCCGATTTAAGCAATTGCTTACTCGCAACGAACCGGCCGATTTAGCGGTGATCACTGCCGATTTGCAAGCCAGAGATGAGCGCGATCGTTTACGAAGTGTTGCGCCGCTAGTTCAAGCGGCGGATGCTTACTTACTAGAAACGTCGAATTTATCGATTGATGCAGCAGTAAATCAAGTCTTGCTTTGGTGGCGTGATAAATCGACTAAAACGCTCTAA
- the rfaE1 gene encoding D-glycero-beta-D-manno-heptose-7-phosphate kinase, with translation MQTLIERIKNAKVLVVGDVMLDRYWFGDVERISPEAPVPVARITKTDERAGGAANVARNVVALGGKAKLLSVVGDDEAGTSLERLLIAQGVETVLHRDAEISTTVKLRVLARQQQLLRIDFENSPSHEILAAKLDDFKASLLDCDVVILSDYGKGSLVHVQQMILAARAMNKPVLVDPKGDEYEAYRGATLLTPNRSEFKQVAGKWSNEADLIEKANQLRTQFNLDALLVTRSEEGMTLFREGQVVHKPTQAREVFDVSGAGDTVIATMGLMLAAGLDLPEAMDWSNRAAGIVVAKLGTAVATNAELFA, from the coding sequence ATGCAAACGTTGATTGAACGAATTAAAAATGCCAAGGTGCTTGTGGTTGGCGATGTGATGCTAGATCGCTACTGGTTTGGTGATGTCGAGCGAATTTCACCAGAAGCACCAGTACCTGTTGCTCGGATCACCAAAACGGATGAGCGAGCGGGTGGTGCGGCGAATGTTGCACGTAATGTGGTCGCCTTAGGCGGGAAAGCAAAATTACTATCCGTCGTTGGGGATGATGAAGCGGGCACCAGCCTTGAGCGCTTACTTATTGCACAAGGGGTTGAAACTGTATTGCATCGGGACGCTGAAATCTCGACCACGGTTAAATTGCGTGTATTGGCCAGACAACAGCAATTACTTCGTATCGACTTTGAAAATAGCCCGAGCCATGAAATTTTGGCCGCCAAACTAGATGATTTTAAAGCCTCTTTACTTGATTGCGATGTGGTCATTTTATCGGATTACGGTAAAGGCAGTTTAGTTCATGTGCAGCAAATGATTTTGGCCGCACGCGCGATGAATAAGCCGGTTTTAGTGGACCCTAAAGGGGATGAGTACGAAGCGTATCGTGGCGCAACATTACTTACACCTAATCGTAGTGAATTCAAACAAGTCGCTGGAAAGTGGAGTAATGAAGCCGACTTGATCGAAAAAGCCAATCAATTGCGAACCCAATTTAACTTAGATGCCTTGCTCGTTACGCGCAGCGAAGAGGGAATGACGTTATTTCGAGAAGGGCAAGTGGTACATAAGCCAACCCAAGCACGAGAAGTTTTTGATGTTTCGGGCGCTGGCGACACTGTGATTGCCACGATGGGACTGATGCTGGCCGCGGGATTGGACTTACCAGAAGCAATGGATTGGTCAAATCGCGCAGCAGGGATTGTTGTTGCTAAATTAGGAACAGCGGTCGCAACAAACGCAGAACTATTTGCGTAG
- the lapB gene encoding lipopolysaccharide assembly protein LapB, with product MIEIQFWWLAILPIFFGAGWLAARVDIKHVIAESHSLPIAYFKAVNHLLAGEMNKAIDIYIEIAKNHSETIELQVTLGHLFRRRGELERAIRMHQKILSRRDLSESQRQQTQLDLAIDFIKSGLFDRAEKILHDLSNTDSARLARVELLAIYQQEHEWQKAIATAELLRDESNSFQHEIAQFYCELASESLIRNQNEKAINELNLALKEHRHSARARLMLGEIALSEARPDEAIEHWLKMPAQDIHYLALAARHLIAAYHSKNQLADGIALLIRYVQQYPELDVVDLIYEQLLATAGIDAAYDFVRERLREHPSMPGLKKLLDAHLLVAPADQKSELEVIGKLLHDNTRSYSMYYCSECGFKTRQFFWHCPGCNQWETYAPVRGKSRSVV from the coding sequence ATGATTGAAATCCAATTTTGGTGGCTAGCCATCCTACCTATTTTCTTTGGTGCTGGTTGGCTAGCCGCTCGCGTCGACATTAAACACGTTATTGCCGAAAGCCATTCTTTGCCAATAGCTTACTTCAAAGCGGTTAATCATTTATTAGCCGGCGAGATGAATAAAGCAATTGATATCTATATAGAAATTGCAAAGAATCATTCCGAAACCATTGAACTCCAAGTGACACTCGGACATTTATTTCGTCGCAGAGGGGAGCTTGAACGTGCAATTCGTATGCATCAAAAAATCCTATCTCGTCGCGACTTAAGTGAGTCACAAAGACAGCAAACACAATTAGATTTGGCCATTGATTTTATTAAATCGGGTTTATTCGATCGCGCTGAGAAAATTTTGCATGATTTATCCAATACCGACTCTGCGCGGTTAGCGCGCGTAGAGTTATTGGCGATTTATCAGCAAGAGCATGAGTGGCAAAAAGCCATTGCAACCGCCGAACTACTGCGTGATGAAAGCAATAGCTTTCAGCATGAGATTGCCCAATTTTATTGTGAGCTGGCATCAGAAAGCCTGATTCGAAATCAGAATGAAAAAGCCATTAACGAACTTAATCTTGCTTTAAAAGAGCATCGGCATAGTGCGCGCGCACGCCTGATGCTGGGTGAAATTGCGCTTTCAGAAGCGCGGCCAGATGAAGCAATTGAACATTGGCTTAAAATGCCAGCACAAGATATTCATTATTTAGCGCTCGCAGCAAGGCATCTTATTGCTGCCTACCATAGCAAAAATCAACTTGCAGATGGGATTGCGCTTTTAATTCGTTATGTTCAGCAATATCCAGAATTAGATGTTGTTGATCTGATCTATGAACAATTACTAGCGACAGCAGGCATTGATGCTGCTTATGACTTTGTTCGCGAACGGTTGCGTGAACATCCAAGCATGCCTGGGCTAAAAAAACTATTAGATGCTCATTTATTGGTCGCACCAGCGGATCAAAAGTCTGAGCTAGAAGTCATTGGTAAACTACTGCACGACAATACCCGCAGTTACAGTATGTATTACTGTAGTGAATGCGGCTTTAAAACCCGGCAATTTTTCTGGCATTGTCCAGGCTGCAATCAGTGGGAAACATACGCCCCAGTTCGCGGAAAAAGCCGTTCAGTCGTGTAG
- the pyrF gene encoding orotidine-5'-phosphate decarboxylase, with translation MNFDPRVIVALDFSSAAAALAFADRVNPSLCRLKVGKELFTATGPALVEQLVARGFDVFLDLKFHDIPHTVAQACKVAASLGVWMVNVHASGGRKMLETTRDTLEALPQRPLLIAVTVLTSMGTEELAEMGLPAPAVQVERLAKLAQSCGLDGVVCSAQEANQLKQICGADFKLITPGIRPVGSDSNDQTRIMTPKSAMQAGSDYLVIGRPITQSIDPILTLQQINAELV, from the coding sequence ATGAATTTTGATCCACGTGTTATTGTCGCTCTCGATTTTTCAAGTGCTGCTGCTGCCTTAGCTTTTGCTGATCGCGTCAATCCAAGCTTATGCCGATTAAAAGTAGGTAAAGAATTATTTACCGCAACTGGGCCCGCTTTGGTTGAACAGTTGGTTGCTCGTGGGTTTGATGTATTTTTAGATTTGAAATTTCACGACATTCCACACACTGTTGCTCAGGCCTGTAAAGTAGCGGCCAGTTTGGGGGTGTGGATGGTCAATGTGCATGCATCTGGTGGTCGTAAAATGCTAGAAACGACTCGAGATACACTAGAGGCTTTGCCACAAAGACCACTTCTCATTGCTGTCACAGTGTTGACTAGTATGGGTACAGAAGAATTGGCAGAAATGGGTTTGCCTGCGCCAGCCGTACAAGTTGAACGTCTGGCTAAGTTAGCACAATCATGCGGCTTAGATGGCGTGGTTTGTTCTGCACAAGAAGCTAATCAACTCAAGCAAATTTGTGGTGCAGACTTTAAGCTTATTACGCCCGGCATTCGCCCTGTAGGCAGTGATAGCAATGACCAAACACGGATCATGACGCCAAAATCTGCAATGCAAGCAGGTTCAGATTATTTAGTGATTGGACGCCCAATTACCCAGAGTATTGATCCAATTTTAACTTTGCAGCAAATTAACGCAGAGTTGGTTTAA
- the rpsA gene encoding 30S ribosomal protein S1 yields the protein MTIDTMESFAALFEESLTRQEMRSGEVITAEVVGIDNNFVTVNAGLKSESLIPLEEFKNDNGEIDVKIGDFVPVAIDSLENGYGETKLSREKAKRLASWIELEDCLERGEIMSGVISGKVKGGLTVMVNGLRAFLPGSLVDIRPVKDTTPYEGKMVEFKVIKLDRKRNNVVVSRRAVLEDSLGEERQKLLETLKEGSIVKGIVKNITDYGAFVDLGGIDGLLHITDLAWRRVKHPSEVLAVGDELEAKVLKFDQDKNRVSLGLKQLGEDPWVGLSRRYPSGTRMFGKVTNLTDYGSFVEIEQGIEGLVHVSEMDWTNKNVHPSKVVSLGDEVEVMILDIDEDKRRISLGMKQCMANPWDDFAENFKKGDKLKGAIKSITDFGVFVGLAGGIDGLVHLSDLSWHVAGEEAVRNFKKGDEVEAMVLSIDVEKERISLGIKQMEGDPFNNYVSTSDKGAIVKGTVKSLDAKGATIALSDDVEGYLRSTEVSRDRVEDIRTVLKEGDEVEAVIINVDRKNRSINLSIKAKDQAEQSEAMSKLSSSDDNAGTTNLGALLKAKLSGSAE from the coding sequence ATGACTATTGATACTATGGAAAGCTTTGCCGCCCTATTTGAGGAAAGCTTAACCCGTCAAGAAATGCGTTCGGGTGAAGTGATTACTGCTGAAGTGGTCGGTATCGACAACAACTTCGTAACTGTGAATGCAGGTTTGAAGTCTGAATCGCTGATCCCGTTGGAAGAGTTCAAAAACGACAACGGCGAAATCGACGTTAAGATCGGTGATTTTGTTCCTGTTGCGATCGACAGCCTTGAAAATGGTTACGGCGAAACTAAGCTTTCTCGCGAAAAGGCCAAGCGCCTCGCGTCTTGGATCGAGTTGGAAGACTGCCTCGAACGCGGCGAGATCATGTCTGGCGTTATTTCTGGCAAAGTAAAAGGCGGTTTGACTGTTATGGTCAACGGCTTGCGCGCTTTCTTGCCAGGTTCATTGGTTGACATTCGTCCGGTTAAAGATACTACGCCGTACGAAGGTAAAATGGTTGAGTTTAAAGTTATTAAACTTGATCGTAAACGCAACAACGTCGTTGTTTCACGTCGTGCAGTCCTCGAAGACTCATTGGGTGAAGAACGTCAGAAATTGCTAGAAACCTTGAAAGAAGGTTCGATTGTTAAGGGTATCGTTAAAAATATCACTGACTACGGCGCGTTCGTTGATCTGGGCGGTATTGATGGCTTGCTCCATATTACTGACTTGGCATGGCGTCGTGTTAAGCACCCATCTGAAGTATTGGCAGTGGGTGATGAACTTGAAGCTAAGGTTCTCAAGTTCGATCAAGACAAAAACCGTGTATCTCTTGGCTTGAAACAATTGGGCGAAGATCCATGGGTGGGTCTGTCACGTCGTTACCCATCGGGCACTCGCATGTTCGGTAAAGTAACTAACTTGACTGACTACGGTTCATTCGTTGAAATCGAACAAGGCATTGAAGGCCTGGTTCACGTTTCTGAAATGGATTGGACTAACAAGAACGTTCACCCATCTAAAGTTGTTTCTTTAGGTGATGAAGTTGAAGTGATGATCTTGGATATTGACGAAGACAAACGTCGCATCAGCCTCGGCATGAAACAATGCATGGCTAATCCATGGGATGATTTCGCAGAAAACTTCAAGAAAGGCGACAAACTGAAAGGCGCGATCAAATCGATCACTGACTTCGGTGTGTTTGTTGGCTTGGCTGGCGGTATCGACGGTCTGGTTCACTTGTCTGACTTGTCTTGGCACGTTGCTGGTGAAGAAGCCGTTCGCAACTTCAAGAAAGGCGACGAAGTTGAAGCAATGGTTCTTTCTATTGATGTTGAAAAAGAGCGCATCAGCCTCGGCATCAAACAAATGGAAGGTGATCCATTTAACAACTACGTTTCTACGTCTGACAAAGGCGCGATCGTTAAGGGAACTGTTAAATCACTCGACGCTAAAGGCGCAACAATTGCCTTGTCGGATGATGTAGAAGGCTACTTGCGTTCGACTGAAGTTTCGCGTGACCGTGTTGAAGATATCCGCACTGTTCTGAAAGAAGGCGACGAAGTTGAAGCTGTCATCATCAATGTTGACCGCAAAAACCGTTCGATCAACTTGTCGATCAAAGCGAAAGATCAAGCTGAACAAAGCGAAGCAATGAGCAAATTGTCTTCTAGTGATGACAATGCAGGCACGACTAACCTCGGTGCATTGTTAAAAGCTAAATTGTCAGGCTCTGCTGAGTAA
- a CDS encoding N-acetylneuraminate synthase family protein, protein MIIVMKFNASEAEVTAVIAYIRSAGLTEHVSRGAELVIIGAIGDEDALNPARFEMLPGVDRVSRVTKQYRIVARDTHPAGSVVKIRGVPLGGQQIQVFAGSSSIENTAQMSALAQGIVDLGCPFLWGDIAQTLDGPYQFQGNEHDNLSLLESVASQFKLPFAAELVDLQMLDDLMAHDVDLIQVGAGQMQNRILLKELGRINKPILLRRGHAATQAEWLMAAEYIAAGGNHHIVFCEHGARALGSEGRNVLDVATIAWLKHETHLPVVVDASSAAGKSWLVPPLAQAAVAAGADGIWLDVHPNPNSAWRNADQSLDLCQLTTLLSTLRAIAPALNRTI, encoded by the coding sequence ATGATTATTGTGATGAAGTTTAATGCCAGTGAGGCTGAGGTGACGGCAGTTATTGCCTATATTCGCAGCGCCGGTTTGACTGAACATGTTTCGCGGGGTGCGGAACTGGTGATTATTGGCGCGATCGGTGACGAAGACGCGCTCAATCCGGCGCGTTTTGAAATGCTACCTGGCGTTGATCGGGTGTCCCGCGTTACCAAGCAGTACCGTATCGTTGCACGTGATACCCATCCAGCGGGCTCTGTAGTTAAAATCCGAGGCGTTCCTTTGGGCGGCCAGCAGATTCAAGTCTTTGCCGGTAGTAGTTCAATCGAAAATACCGCGCAAATGAGTGCTTTGGCGCAAGGTATTGTGGACTTGGGTTGTCCGTTTTTATGGGGCGATATTGCCCAAACGCTCGATGGTCCTTATCAATTTCAAGGCAATGAGCACGACAATTTATCTTTGCTAGAGTCGGTGGCCAGTCAGTTCAAATTGCCCTTTGCGGCTGAATTAGTTGATTTGCAAATGCTCGATGATTTGATGGCGCACGATGTGGATTTGATTCAAGTGGGCGCCGGACAAATGCAAAACCGGATTTTACTCAAAGAATTAGGCCGGATTAATAAGCCAATTTTATTGCGACGCGGTCATGCCGCAACACAGGCCGAATGGCTGATGGCGGCGGAATATATTGCGGCGGGTGGCAATCATCATATTGTTTTTTGTGAGCACGGCGCGCGGGCCTTGGGTAGTGAAGGGCGTAATGTATTAGACGTGGCAACGATTGCATGGCTAAAGCATGAAACCCATTTGCCGGTGGTGGTTGATGCCAGTAGTGCCGCTGGCAAGTCTTGGTTGGTGCCACCTTTGGCGCAGGCGGCGGTGGCAGCTGGCGCTGATGGCATCTGGCTAGATGTGCATCCTAATCCGAATTCCGCTTGGCGCAATGCAGATCAGTCGCTTGATTTGTGCCAACTCACGACTTTGCTGTCGACCTTGCGCGCAATTGCTCCCGCGCTCAATCGTACGATTTAA
- a CDS encoding aldo/keto reductase has product MTYQAAGNRYTSMPYRRCGHSGLKLPAISLGLWHNFGDNKPFDNSRSMLLRAFDLGITHFDLANNYGPRPGAAEETFGRVLKRDLRPYRDEMIVSTKAGWEMWPGPYGEWGSRKYLMASLDQSLQRMGLDYVDIFYSHRPDPETPMAETMGALDAIVRQGKALYVGISSYSPAQTLEAASILKALGTPCLIHQPKYSMFEREIEQGLTQVLSESGMGSIAFCPLAQGLLTSRYLNEIPADSRAAALDNHFLNGDAVTPRLAQLRQLNELAMQREQTLAQMALAWALLTVTSVIIGASRVSQLDENVGAIANLAFSSAELQEIERILAST; this is encoded by the coding sequence ATGACTTATCAAGCTGCAGGGAATCGCTATACCTCAATGCCTTATCGCCGCTGCGGTCATAGCGGCCTAAAGTTGCCGGCAATTTCTTTGGGATTGTGGCATAACTTTGGCGACAACAAGCCCTTTGACAATAGTCGGTCAATGTTGTTACGCGCCTTTGATTTGGGTATTACGCATTTTGATTTGGCCAACAATTACGGCCCACGTCCTGGTGCCGCCGAAGAAACCTTTGGCCGAGTTTTAAAGCGAGATTTACGTCCATATCGTGATGAAATGATTGTGAGCACTAAGGCCGGCTGGGAAATGTGGCCCGGTCCTTATGGTGAGTGGGGTAGTCGTAAATATTTGATGGCGAGTTTGGATCAAAGCTTGCAGCGTATGGGCTTAGATTATGTCGACATTTTTTATTCACATCGACCAGACCCCGAAACGCCAATGGCGGAAACGATGGGCGCGTTAGATGCGATCGTTCGACAAGGCAAGGCGCTTTATGTCGGGATTTCATCCTATTCGCCAGCGCAAACCTTAGAGGCCGCCAGTATTTTAAAAGCACTGGGTACACCATGCCTGATTCATCAGCCTAAGTATTCAATGTTCGAGCGTGAAATTGAGCAAGGGTTAACGCAAGTGCTCAGTGAGTCCGGAATGGGAAGTATTGCATTTTGTCCTTTAGCGCAAGGCTTGTTAACGAGCCGTTATTTGAATGAGATTCCTGCAGACTCTAGGGCTGCGGCTCTCGACAATCATTTTTTAAATGGCGATGCGGTTACACCACGCCTTGCCCAGTTGCGCCAATTAAATGAATTGGCCATGCAGCGCGAGCAAACTTTGGCGCAAATGGCTTTGGCGTGGGCATTGCTTACGGTTACTTCCGTCATTATTGGCGCGAGTCGTGTTTCACAGTTAGACGAAAACGTTGGCGCGATTGCTAATTTAGCTTTTTCTTCGGCAGAGTTGCAGGAAATAGAGCGTATTTTAGCGTCGACGTAA